The following are encoded in a window of Halorarum salinum genomic DNA:
- a CDS encoding ABC transporter permease encodes MGLQEFVVRRIAQLIFTFWVFVTILFVLFRAAPGDPTSMFVGQGMSAEAREETIQRLGLNEPLHVQYFDYMGQLLTGNFGTSFRYNEPVWDILVVKFWNTIILMGSALVLAYVLGVTFGALLGWYRGTSFERGGIIVALMARSSPEFWTGIIVLSIFSFWLGVFPSGGMRSIGVETTSFAGRYLAWDFVYHMVLPMLAGAIYYMATPMLLMRNTMLDVLKADFIEIKKAEGLPESQVLFRHAARNSVLPLVTVMALVSGTAIGGSLVIETVFNWPGMGREMVQSINYNDYPVAMGSFFLMGSVVIVMNFLADLAYGFLDPRVQYD; translated from the coding sequence ATGGGGCTCCAGGAGTTCGTCGTTCGACGCATCGCCCAGTTGATCTTCACGTTCTGGGTGTTCGTCACCATCCTCTTCGTCCTGTTCAGGGCGGCGCCGGGGGACCCGACCTCGATGTTCGTCGGGCAGGGGATGTCCGCGGAGGCACGCGAAGAGACGATACAGCGCCTCGGCCTGAACGAACCGCTCCACGTGCAGTACTTCGACTACATGGGCCAGTTGCTGACGGGGAACTTCGGGACCTCCTTCCGGTACAACGAACCGGTCTGGGACATCCTCGTCGTGAAGTTCTGGAACACCATCATTCTGATGGGGTCAGCGCTGGTGCTCGCGTACGTGCTCGGCGTCACGTTCGGCGCCCTGCTGGGGTGGTATCGGGGAACGTCGTTCGAACGCGGCGGGATCATCGTCGCGCTGATGGCCCGCTCCTCGCCGGAGTTCTGGACGGGAATCATCGTGCTTTCGATCTTCTCGTTCTGGCTCGGCGTGTTCCCCTCCGGGGGGATGCGTTCCATCGGAGTGGAGACCACGAGTTTCGCGGGGAGGTACCTCGCCTGGGACTTCGTCTACCACATGGTCCTCCCGATGCTGGCGGGCGCCATCTACTACATGGCGACGCCGATGCTGCTGATGCGGAACACGATGCTGGACGTGCTGAAAGCCGACTTCATCGAGATCAAGAAGGCGGAGGGACTCCCCGAGAGTCAGGTCCTGTTCCGGCACGCGGCCAGGAACTCGGTGCTGCCGCTGGTCACCGTCATGGCGCTCGTATCGGGAACCGCGATCGGCGGCTCCCTGGTCATCGAGACGGTGTTCAACTGGCCGGGGATGGGGCGGGAGATGGTCCAGTCCATCAACTACAACGACTACCCCGTCGCCATGGGGTCGTTCTTCCTCATGGGGTCGGTGGTCATCGTCATGAACTTCCTGGCCGACCTGGCGTACGGCTTCCTCGATCCACGGGTGCAGTATGATTGA
- a CDS encoding ABC transporter permease yields the protein MGTDDGRAELPDSLSGGAGGLTSTERLVKQVSGIVGVLWNNRMGQAGVGILFVFVLLGVFGPYLAPHDPTVINRASDGSALRLAEPSLTHPLGTTNLGRDVASQVILGARVSLLIGFFAAFIAVFIGLNIGLVSGYFGGWVDDGLMRLTDIAYGLPFLPFVLVLVFLLGPSLRSIAIVISLLLWRSTARVIRSQVLSHKQRPYVESARAIGASDFRIMYYHILPNVLPLAFLYGSFSVAWAVIGEASISFLGFGDPTMTSWGQMLFDAYSAGAIRFAWWWVAPPGICIMLMVMSVFFIGRALEQVTNPELRHSE from the coding sequence ATGGGAACTGACGATGGACGGGCCGAGCTCCCGGACTCACTCTCCGGCGGTGCTGGAGGGTTGACGTCGACCGAGCGGCTCGTCAAGCAGGTGTCCGGCATCGTCGGGGTGCTGTGGAACAACCGGATGGGACAGGCCGGCGTGGGCATCCTCTTCGTCTTCGTACTGCTCGGGGTGTTCGGCCCGTACCTCGCTCCACACGACCCGACCGTGATCAACCGCGCCAGCGACGGCTCGGCGCTTCGGCTCGCGGAGCCGTCCCTCACCCATCCACTGGGAACGACGAACCTGGGGCGCGACGTCGCATCGCAGGTGATCCTGGGCGCTCGAGTGTCGCTACTCATCGGGTTCTTCGCGGCGTTCATCGCCGTGTTCATCGGCCTGAACATCGGCCTCGTCAGCGGATACTTCGGCGGCTGGGTGGACGACGGGCTGATGCGCCTCACGGACATCGCCTACGGGCTTCCGTTCCTCCCGTTCGTCCTCGTCCTGGTGTTCCTGCTGGGGCCGAGTCTCAGGAGCATTGCCATCGTCATCAGCCTGCTCCTCTGGCGCTCGACCGCCCGCGTGATCCGATCGCAGGTTCTCAGTCACAAACAGCGCCCGTACGTCGAGTCGGCGCGGGCCATCGGCGCGAGTGACTTCCGGATCATGTACTATCACATCCTCCCGAACGTTCTCCCGCTCGCGTTCCTCTACGGTTCGTTTTCGGTGGCGTGGGCGGTGATCGGGGAGGCGAGCATCTCGTTCCTGGGGTTCGGCGACCCCACCATGACGTCGTGGGGACAGATGCTCTTCGACGCCTACAGCGCCGGCGCCATCCGGTTCGCGTGGTGGTGGGTAGCGCCACCCGGGATCTGTATCATGCTGATGGTGATGTCCGTGTTCTTCATCGGACGTGCGCTCGAGCAGGTGACTAACCCAGAACTCCGCCATTCCGAGTAG
- a CDS encoding ABC transporter ATP-binding protein, with protein sequence MTLIRLDGLKTYYRTEEGDVAAADGVSLSVSPNETLGLVGESGSGKTTVAKSIIRLLPDNGEIVDGTIEYRDENVTEMSMKEVRRNLRWKEISMIPQNAMNGFDPVQTVCDQIVEAIRAHEPDTSRAEARSRAEDLFEELGLDAERIDDYPHQFSGGMAQRAMIALALAVSPSVVLADEPTTALDVVIQDRILGTISDLQEEYDTAMILITHDMSVVSETCDRIAVMYGGRVVESADADTIIRNPRHPYTLGLRNAFPDITADSQELISIPGTPPELTDPDEGCRFAPRCPFAEERCWEETPEPEEFGEGHVVECHRADEADLLREEASKRETWQELREQAERAAFDGGSDE encoded by the coding sequence ATGACGCTGATACGACTCGACGGACTGAAGACGTACTACCGTACGGAGGAGGGGGACGTCGCTGCGGCGGACGGCGTGTCGCTGTCGGTGTCTCCCAACGAGACGTTGGGACTCGTCGGCGAAAGCGGCAGCGGAAAGACGACCGTCGCCAAGTCGATCATCCGACTCCTCCCCGACAACGGGGAGATCGTCGACGGAACGATCGAGTATCGGGACGAGAACGTCACGGAAATGTCGATGAAGGAGGTGCGACGGAACCTCCGCTGGAAGGAGATCTCGATGATCCCGCAGAACGCGATGAACGGGTTCGACCCCGTCCAAACCGTCTGCGATCAGATCGTCGAGGCGATCCGGGCGCACGAACCGGACACCTCCCGAGCCGAGGCCCGTTCGCGGGCCGAGGACCTGTTCGAGGAACTCGGACTCGACGCGGAGCGGATCGACGACTACCCCCACCAGTTCTCGGGCGGGATGGCCCAGCGGGCGATGATCGCGCTCGCGCTGGCGGTCAGCCCCTCGGTCGTCCTCGCGGACGAACCGACGACCGCACTGGACGTGGTGATCCAGGACCGAATCCTGGGGACCATCTCGGACCTCCAGGAGGAGTACGACACCGCGATGATACTGATCACCCACGACATGTCCGTCGTCTCGGAAACCTGCGACAGGATCGCGGTTATGTACGGCGGGCGCGTCGTGGAGTCGGCCGACGCGGACACGATCATCAGGAACCCCCGTCACCCGTACACCCTCGGGCTCAGAAACGCGTTTCCCGACATCACTGCGGACTCACAGGAGCTCATCTCGATCCCGGGCACGCCGCCCGAGCTCACCGACCCCGACGAGGGCTGCCGGTTCGCCCCGCGGTGTCCGTTCGCCGAGGAGCGGTGCTGGGAGGAGACACCGGAACCGGAGGAGTTCGGGGAGGGACACGTCGTCGAGTGCCACCGCGCGGACGAAGCCGACCTGCTCCGCGAGGAGGCCAGCAAACGGGAAACGTGGCAGGAACTACGCGAGCAAGCGGAACGAGCGGCGTTCGATGGGGGCAGCGATGAGTGA